A section of the Salmo salar chromosome ssa05, Ssal_v3.1, whole genome shotgun sequence genome encodes:
- the LOC106605616 gene encoding zinc finger and BTB domain-containing protein 16 isoform X3 codes for MQLQPLHVEWRCLKQFLNHLLFTCPSPLPITPPFLLQTSKMIRVHNTQYSLFLRQADVLRRSGTLCDAVISVESQVFRAHRLVLACASKTLEHQLTLQAAYSDQPDRLDQPYHCSLELLSPHTFQQVLDFAYTETLEVPVDDLPQLLRAAKLLEMHSLEEQCRSQLKRNLGCLMRERRELREIRVRGTKETREMTEMRELQITEERDEKEFLKGSPIPEEGDPQTIPSIDLEPQSSTFTKDPTLPDTRDNSSGSSPPQRKRPKPLTPILVTTTPAPPRDSVIATTAATIQPPLPPPPASRVMWHQVNTLTRMALNYNDILAASSSSLQPSQHLVTYPFHLSTPHMYPLLTSSIPPQVRSAVLGYPGILHPYHHPLLSGSRELGDILTQDLLGKRDPMDKVLIGGAPGEGQRYSQERPGRTQDCQHCSKVLLGSSWLQASTTNPSGSGETSLGCKYCDRGFRVERSLPPHRRDQGGEKPYQCKRCSKRFSLKHQLDTHHRERSRLSAVCVASGQGTTQP; via the exons ATGCAACTCCAGCCTTTACAT GTTGAATGGCGTTGTCTCAAACAGTTTCTAAACCATCTACTATTCACCTGCCCATCTCCTCTTCCCAtcactcctcccttcctcctccagaCCTCTAAGATGATCCGAGTTCACAACACCCAGTACTCCCTCTTCCTGCGCCAGGCAGATGTCCTGCGTCGCTCGGGGACGCTGTGTGACGCTGTCATCTCAGTGGAGAGCCAGGTGTTCAGGGCCCATCGGCTGGTGCTGGCCTGCGCTAGCAAAACCCTGGAGCATCAGCTCACCCTGCAGGCTGCATACTCAGACCAGCCTGATCGCCTCGACCAACCTTACCACTGTAGTCTGGAGCTCCTCTCTCCACACACCTTCCAGCAGGTCCTGGACTTTGCCTACACCGAAACCCTGGAGGTCCCTGTGGATGATCTGCCCCAGCTTCTGAGGGCCGCTAAGCTCCTGGAGATGCATTCCCTGGAGGAGCAGTGTCGCAGCCAGCTGAAGAGAAATCTGGGGTgcctgatgagagagagaagagagttgaGAGAAATAAGAGTGAGAGGAACAAAAGAAACTAGAGAAATGACAGAAATGAGAGAACTTCAgataacagaggagagagatgagaaagaatTCCTGAAAGGAAGTCCCATTCCAGAAGAGGGGGATCCCCAGACAATTCCCTCCATTGATCTGGAGCCCCAGAGCAGCACATTCACTAAGGACCCCACTCTTCCTGACACTAGGGATAACTCCTCTGGTTCATCACCCCCACAGAGAAAAAGGCCAAAGCCACTCACACCCATACTGGTGACCACCACACCAGCTCCACCCAGAGACAGTGTCATCGCCACCACTGCTGCCACCATccaaccccctctccctcctcccccagcgTCGAGGGTCATGTGGCACCAAGTCAACACCCTGACGAGGATGGCCTTGAACTATAACGACATCCTAGCAGCCAGTTCCTCTTCCCTTCAACCCTCACAGCACCTGGTGACATACCCTTTCCACCTCTCCACTCCTCACATGTACCCCCTGCTAACGTCCTCCATCCCGCCCCAGGTACGCAGCGCCGTCCTGGGCTACCCTGGTATCCTGCATCCATACCACCACCCCCTGCTCTCTGGGTCTCGGGAGCTGGGGGACATTCTGACGCAAGATTTGCTGGGAAAAAGAGACCCGATGGATAAAGTGTTGATAGGTGGAGCACCAGGGGAAGGGCAAAG ATACTCCCAGGAGCGTCCAGGAAGAACCCAGGACTGTCAGCACTGCAGCAAGGTCCTcctgggcagctcatggctgcAGGCCTCAACCACCAACCCCTCAG GCTCAGGTGAGACTTCTCTGGGGTGTAAGTACTGTGATCGTGGCTTCAGGGTGGAGCGGTCACTGCCGCCCCACCGGCGAGATCAGGGAGGAGAGAAGCCCTACCAGTGTAAACGCTGCTCCAAGAGGTTCAGCCTCAAACACCAACTGGATACACACCACCGG GAGAGAAGCCGTTTGAGTGCCGTCTGTGTGGCCAGCGGTCAAGGGACTACTCAGCCATGA
- the LOC106605616 gene encoding zinc finger and BTB domain-containing protein 32 isoform X1 gives MQLQPLHVEWRCLKQFLNHLLFTCPSPLPITPPFLLQTSKMIRVHNTQYSLFLRQADVLRRSGTLCDAVISVESQVFRAHRLVLACASKTLEHQLTLQAAYSDQPDRLDQPYHCSLELLSPHTFQQVLDFAYTETLEVPVDDLPQLLRAAKLLEMHSLEEQCRSQLKRNLGCLMRERRELREIRVRGTKETREMTEMRELQITEERDEKEFLKGSPIPEEGDPQTIPSIDLEPQSSTFTKDPTLPDTRDNSSGSSPPQRKRPKPLTPILVTTTPAPPRDSVIATTAATIQPPLPPPPASRVMWHQVNTLTRMALNYNDILAASSSSLQPSQHLVTYPFHLSTPHMYPLLTSSIPPQVRSAVLGYPGILHPYHHPLLSGSRELGDILTQDLLGKRDPMDKVLIGGAPGEGQRYSQERPGRTQDCQHCSKVLLGSSWLQASTTNPSGSGETSLGCKYCDRGFRVERSLPPHRRDQGGEKPYQCKRCSKRFSLKHQLDTHHRVHTGEKPFECRLCGQRSRDYSAMIKHLRTHGGATPYQCTACLEFCSSLAAMQKHLKNHPLQDFPPDWTISSTYLYTCHT, from the exons ATGCAACTCCAGCCTTTACAT GTTGAATGGCGTTGTCTCAAACAGTTTCTAAACCATCTACTATTCACCTGCCCATCTCCTCTTCCCAtcactcctcccttcctcctccagaCCTCTAAGATGATCCGAGTTCACAACACCCAGTACTCCCTCTTCCTGCGCCAGGCAGATGTCCTGCGTCGCTCGGGGACGCTGTGTGACGCTGTCATCTCAGTGGAGAGCCAGGTGTTCAGGGCCCATCGGCTGGTGCTGGCCTGCGCTAGCAAAACCCTGGAGCATCAGCTCACCCTGCAGGCTGCATACTCAGACCAGCCTGATCGCCTCGACCAACCTTACCACTGTAGTCTGGAGCTCCTCTCTCCACACACCTTCCAGCAGGTCCTGGACTTTGCCTACACCGAAACCCTGGAGGTCCCTGTGGATGATCTGCCCCAGCTTCTGAGGGCCGCTAAGCTCCTGGAGATGCATTCCCTGGAGGAGCAGTGTCGCAGCCAGCTGAAGAGAAATCTGGGGTgcctgatgagagagagaagagagttgaGAGAAATAAGAGTGAGAGGAACAAAAGAAACTAGAGAAATGACAGAAATGAGAGAACTTCAgataacagaggagagagatgagaaagaatTCCTGAAAGGAAGTCCCATTCCAGAAGAGGGGGATCCCCAGACAATTCCCTCCATTGATCTGGAGCCCCAGAGCAGCACATTCACTAAGGACCCCACTCTTCCTGACACTAGGGATAACTCCTCTGGTTCATCACCCCCACAGAGAAAAAGGCCAAAGCCACTCACACCCATACTGGTGACCACCACACCAGCTCCACCCAGAGACAGTGTCATCGCCACCACTGCTGCCACCATccaaccccctctccctcctcccccagcgTCGAGGGTCATGTGGCACCAAGTCAACACCCTGACGAGGATGGCCTTGAACTATAACGACATCCTAGCAGCCAGTTCCTCTTCCCTTCAACCCTCACAGCACCTGGTGACATACCCTTTCCACCTCTCCACTCCTCACATGTACCCCCTGCTAACGTCCTCCATCCCGCCCCAGGTACGCAGCGCCGTCCTGGGCTACCCTGGTATCCTGCATCCATACCACCACCCCCTGCTCTCTGGGTCTCGGGAGCTGGGGGACATTCTGACGCAAGATTTGCTGGGAAAAAGAGACCCGATGGATAAAGTGTTGATAGGTGGAGCACCAGGGGAAGGGCAAAG ATACTCCCAGGAGCGTCCAGGAAGAACCCAGGACTGTCAGCACTGCAGCAAGGTCCTcctgggcagctcatggctgcAGGCCTCAACCACCAACCCCTCAG GCTCAGGTGAGACTTCTCTGGGGTGTAAGTACTGTGATCGTGGCTTCAGGGTGGAGCGGTCACTGCCGCCCCACCGGCGAGATCAGGGAGGAGAGAAGCCCTACCAGTGTAAACGCTGCTCCAAGAGGTTCAGCCTCAAACACCAACTGGATACACACCACCGGGTACACACAG GAGAGAAGCCGTTTGAGTGCCGTCTGTGTGGCCAGCGGTCAAGGGACTACTCAGCCATGATCAAGCACCTGCGGACCCACGGCGGGGCCACACCCTACCAGTGTACTGCCTGCCTGGAGTTCTGTAGCAGCCTGGCTGCCATGCAGAAACACCTGAAGAACCACCCGCTGCAGGACTTCCCCCCAGACTGGACCATCAGCAGCACCTACCTGTACACATGCCATACCTGA
- the LOC106605616 gene encoding zinc finger and BTB domain-containing protein 32 isoform X2 produces MIRVHNTQYSLFLRQADVLRRSGTLCDAVISVESQVFRAHRLVLACASKTLEHQLTLQAAYSDQPDRLDQPYHCSLELLSPHTFQQVLDFAYTETLEVPVDDLPQLLRAAKLLEMHSLEEQCRSQLKRNLGCLMRERRELREIRVRGTKETREMTEMRELQITEERDEKEFLKGSPIPEEGDPQTIPSIDLEPQSSTFTKDPTLPDTRDNSSGSSPPQRKRPKPLTPILVTTTPAPPRDSVIATTAATIQPPLPPPPASRVMWHQVNTLTRMALNYNDILAASSSSLQPSQHLVTYPFHLSTPHMYPLLTSSIPPQVRSAVLGYPGILHPYHHPLLSGSRELGDILTQDLLGKRDPMDKVLIGGAPGEGQRYSQERPGRTQDCQHCSKVLLGSSWLQASTTNPSGSGETSLGCKYCDRGFRVERSLPPHRRDQGGEKPYQCKRCSKRFSLKHQLDTHHRVHTGEKPFECRLCGQRSRDYSAMIKHLRTHGGATPYQCTACLEFCSSLAAMQKHLKNHPLQDFPPDWTISSTYLYTCHT; encoded by the exons ATGATCCGAGTTCACAACACCCAGTACTCCCTCTTCCTGCGCCAGGCAGATGTCCTGCGTCGCTCGGGGACGCTGTGTGACGCTGTCATCTCAGTGGAGAGCCAGGTGTTCAGGGCCCATCGGCTGGTGCTGGCCTGCGCTAGCAAAACCCTGGAGCATCAGCTCACCCTGCAGGCTGCATACTCAGACCAGCCTGATCGCCTCGACCAACCTTACCACTGTAGTCTGGAGCTCCTCTCTCCACACACCTTCCAGCAGGTCCTGGACTTTGCCTACACCGAAACCCTGGAGGTCCCTGTGGATGATCTGCCCCAGCTTCTGAGGGCCGCTAAGCTCCTGGAGATGCATTCCCTGGAGGAGCAGTGTCGCAGCCAGCTGAAGAGAAATCTGGGGTgcctgatgagagagagaagagagttgaGAGAAATAAGAGTGAGAGGAACAAAAGAAACTAGAGAAATGACAGAAATGAGAGAACTTCAgataacagaggagagagatgagaaagaatTCCTGAAAGGAAGTCCCATTCCAGAAGAGGGGGATCCCCAGACAATTCCCTCCATTGATCTGGAGCCCCAGAGCAGCACATTCACTAAGGACCCCACTCTTCCTGACACTAGGGATAACTCCTCTGGTTCATCACCCCCACAGAGAAAAAGGCCAAAGCCACTCACACCCATACTGGTGACCACCACACCAGCTCCACCCAGAGACAGTGTCATCGCCACCACTGCTGCCACCATccaaccccctctccctcctcccccagcgTCGAGGGTCATGTGGCACCAAGTCAACACCCTGACGAGGATGGCCTTGAACTATAACGACATCCTAGCAGCCAGTTCCTCTTCCCTTCAACCCTCACAGCACCTGGTGACATACCCTTTCCACCTCTCCACTCCTCACATGTACCCCCTGCTAACGTCCTCCATCCCGCCCCAGGTACGCAGCGCCGTCCTGGGCTACCCTGGTATCCTGCATCCATACCACCACCCCCTGCTCTCTGGGTCTCGGGAGCTGGGGGACATTCTGACGCAAGATTTGCTGGGAAAAAGAGACCCGATGGATAAAGTGTTGATAGGTGGAGCACCAGGGGAAGGGCAAAG ATACTCCCAGGAGCGTCCAGGAAGAACCCAGGACTGTCAGCACTGCAGCAAGGTCCTcctgggcagctcatggctgcAGGCCTCAACCACCAACCCCTCAG GCTCAGGTGAGACTTCTCTGGGGTGTAAGTACTGTGATCGTGGCTTCAGGGTGGAGCGGTCACTGCCGCCCCACCGGCGAGATCAGGGAGGAGAGAAGCCCTACCAGTGTAAACGCTGCTCCAAGAGGTTCAGCCTCAAACACCAACTGGATACACACCACCGGGTACACACAG GAGAGAAGCCGTTTGAGTGCCGTCTGTGTGGCCAGCGGTCAAGGGACTACTCAGCCATGATCAAGCACCTGCGGACCCACGGCGGGGCCACACCCTACCAGTGTACTGCCTGCCTGGAGTTCTGTAGCAGCCTGGCTGCCATGCAGAAACACCTGAAGAACCACCCGCTGCAGGACTTCCCCCCAGACTGGACCATCAGCAGCACCTACCTGTACACATGCCATACCTGA